A part of Silvimonas soli genomic DNA contains:
- the uvrC gene encoding excinuclease ABC subunit UvrC, translated as MSEQAPVQEDPQARAERLNAFVKALPHLPGVYRMLSQDGTVLYVGKAISLKRRVGSYFQKNDHSPRIRLMLSQVDRIETTVVRSEAEALVLENNLIKALGPRYNILFRDDKSYPYLVVTGHKSPRLAYYRGTLDKRNQYFGPFPNGFVVKESIQLLQKVFKLRTCEDSVYANRSRPCLLHQIKRCSAPCVNAISPEDYRRDVHNAMLFLNGQGNELLVELESRMAAASEAWRFEEAAAIRDQVQALAKIQEKQFVSSNTSELDADIIAAVVKDGTVCLNLAMVRGGRHVGDKNLFPSNANDYDAAEALEAFLAQHYLDRNVPGVVICTPPPTNVEVLVQLLSDQASRKVIINSNPNGERRVWLEMARKNAELAILQRASHSASQAGRLQALIEALDLPEETARIECFDISHTMGEATVASCVVFDDGDIQTSQYRRYNISGITPGDDYAAMRQVLTRRYEKIAGGEGKVPDLILIDGGKGQLAMAEQVMAEVGLAQPILIGVAKGETRKAGLEQLIFATTHEAVQLPRDHPGLHLVQQIRDESHRFAITGHRARRAKARVASSLEEIEGIGPKRRQKLLARFGGLQGVKGASVDDLIQVEGINRDLAEKIYSALRG; from the coding sequence ATGTCCGAACAAGCCCCAGTCCAGGAAGACCCGCAAGCGCGCGCCGAGCGCCTGAACGCGTTTGTCAAAGCGCTGCCGCATCTGCCGGGCGTTTATCGCATGCTGTCGCAAGATGGCACCGTGCTGTACGTCGGCAAAGCCATCAGTCTGAAACGGCGGGTCGGGTCGTATTTTCAGAAAAACGATCACAGCCCGCGCATCCGCTTGATGCTGTCGCAAGTAGACCGGATCGAAACCACCGTGGTGCGTTCCGAAGCCGAAGCGCTGGTGCTGGAAAACAACCTGATCAAGGCGCTGGGGCCGCGTTACAACATTCTGTTTCGGGACGATAAAAGTTATCCCTATCTGGTGGTGACCGGCCACAAATCGCCACGGCTAGCTTACTACCGCGGCACGCTGGATAAACGCAACCAGTACTTCGGGCCATTTCCAAACGGTTTTGTGGTCAAAGAAAGCATCCAGCTGCTGCAGAAGGTGTTCAAGCTGCGCACCTGTGAAGACAGCGTTTACGCCAATCGCTCGCGGCCATGTTTGTTGCATCAAATCAAACGCTGTTCCGCACCGTGCGTGAACGCCATTTCGCCTGAGGATTACCGTCGCGACGTGCATAACGCGATGCTGTTCCTGAACGGGCAGGGCAATGAGCTGCTAGTGGAACTGGAAAGCCGCATGGCTGCAGCCTCGGAAGCCTGGCGCTTTGAGGAAGCGGCGGCGATTCGTGATCAGGTGCAGGCGCTGGCAAAAATCCAGGAAAAGCAGTTTGTTTCCAGCAATACCAGTGAACTCGATGCCGATATCATTGCGGCGGTGGTCAAGGACGGCACGGTTTGCCTGAACCTGGCGATGGTGCGCGGTGGGCGGCACGTGGGCGACAAAAACCTGTTCCCCAGCAACGCCAACGATTACGACGCGGCCGAGGCGCTGGAGGCGTTCCTGGCGCAACATTATCTGGATCGCAACGTGCCCGGCGTGGTGATCTGCACGCCGCCACCGACCAATGTTGAAGTGCTGGTCCAGTTATTGAGCGATCAGGCCAGTCGCAAAGTCATCATCAACAGCAATCCCAATGGCGAACGCCGTGTGTGGCTGGAGATGGCACGCAAGAACGCCGAACTGGCGATTTTGCAGCGTGCGAGCCATTCTGCCAGCCAGGCCGGTCGTTTGCAGGCCTTGATCGAGGCTTTGGATTTGCCTGAAGAAACAGCACGCATTGAGTGTTTTGATATCTCGCACACCATGGGCGAGGCCACGGTAGCTTCTTGCGTGGTGTTTGATGATGGCGATATCCAGACCAGCCAGTATCGCCGCTACAACATTTCCGGGATCACGCCCGGCGATGACTACGCCGCCATGCGCCAGGTGCTGACGCGGCGCTACGAGAAGATCGCGGGCGGCGAGGGCAAAGTGCCCGATCTGATCCTGATTGATGGCGGCAAAGGCCAGTTGGCCATGGCCGAACAAGTCATGGCTGAAGTCGGGCTGGCGCAACCGATCTTGATTGGCGTGGCCAAGGGTGAAACGCGCAAGGCTGGGCTGGAACAACTGATCTTCGCCACCACCCACGAAGCCGTGCAATTGCCGCGAGATCACCCCGGCTTGCATCTGGTGCAGCAAATCCGCGACGAATCGCACCGCTTCGCCATTACCGGCCACCGTGCCCGCCGTGCCAAAGCCCGCGTGGCGTCCAGTCTGGAAGAAATCGAAGGCATCGGCCCCAAACGGCGGCAAAAACTGCTGGCCCGCTTTGGCGGATTGCAAGGCGTGAAGGGTGCCAGCGTGGATGACCTGATCCAGGTCGAAGGCATTAATCGCGATCTGGCGGAGAAAATATATTCGGCCTTGCGAGGTTGA
- a CDS encoding META and DUF4377 domain-containing protein, translated as MRILQATVLAALLGAASIGAQARSLLDGDYQLESWRVAGQLQQEKSQQPVTLKIDGNHVSGFSGCNRFMGQIQTLNGLKIGPLAGTRMACVQPEVGVKESDVLKLLDTSNQYQLDQQGHLVFMTANDDRLVFARKGAPAAKPVTQAAAANDERVIQIAPETRTCSAGAGKMDCLQVRESADQPWTMLYGGIDGFNYQPGTLYTLRIKETKVDNPPADGSSIKRSLVSVLTTLVEQ; from the coding sequence ATGCGCATTCTTCAAGCCACCGTACTTGCCGCACTGCTCGGCGCTGCCAGTATTGGCGCCCAGGCTCGCTCGTTGCTGGACGGGGATTATCAGCTTGAGTCATGGCGGGTTGCCGGTCAGCTTCAGCAGGAAAAGTCACAGCAGCCGGTGACACTCAAGATTGATGGTAATCATGTAAGCGGGTTTTCGGGATGCAACCGTTTCATGGGACAAATCCAGACACTGAATGGTTTGAAGATTGGTCCGTTGGCAGGCACGCGAATGGCGTGTGTGCAGCCAGAGGTTGGCGTTAAAGAGAGTGACGTCTTGAAGTTGCTCGATACCAGCAACCAGTACCAGCTGGATCAGCAAGGCCATCTGGTATTCATGACCGCCAATGACGACCGCCTGGTATTTGCTCGCAAAGGCGCTCCCGCCGCAAAACCGGTAACGCAAGCGGCGGCTGCCAACGATGAACGTGTAATCCAGATCGCGCCAGAAACGCGGACTTGCTCGGCGGGCGCGGGCAAAATGGACTGCCTGCAGGTGCGTGAATCGGCCGATCAACCGTGGACCATGCTGTATGGCGGGATCGACGGTTTCAACTACCAGCCGGGTACGCTTTACACCTTGCGGATCAAAGAAACCAAAGTGGACAATCCACCCGCAGATGGGTCTTCCATCAAGCGCAGTCTGGTCAGTGTGTTGACCACGCTGGTCGAGCAATAA
- a CDS encoding prephenate dehydrogenase yields the protein MSGVRKLVLLGTGLIGGSFALALKRARLVERVVGVGRNSANLTRALELNVIDEASHDAATAVQGADLVLLGTPVGQMGALMQAIAPHLADDCIVTDGGSTKQDVAGLFRAFLPGHLHHCVPGHPIAGSDLSGAAAAQYGLFEGRRVVLTPFAETAQNALQQVETLWQQCGARVYTMTPEQHDGIFSAVSHVPHLLAFAYMNAVLAKTDAQSCLDFAATGFRDFTRIAGSHPDMWRDIALANRSAILGDLRSCATQLQQVIALVEAGDEAGMAEYFSTASQARVAWGQRNK from the coding sequence ATGAGTGGCGTGCGCAAGCTGGTATTGCTGGGAACGGGTTTGATTGGTGGCTCGTTTGCCCTCGCGCTCAAGCGCGCACGCCTGGTTGAGCGGGTGGTTGGCGTCGGTCGTAATTCGGCCAACCTGACCCGTGCCCTGGAACTGAATGTCATCGATGAAGCCTCGCACGATGCCGCTACTGCTGTGCAGGGTGCCGATCTGGTGTTGCTGGGAACGCCAGTAGGCCAGATGGGTGCCCTGATGCAAGCCATCGCTCCGCATCTGGCAGATGATTGCATTGTGACGGATGGTGGTTCGACCAAACAGGATGTCGCCGGCCTGTTTCGTGCCTTTCTGCCCGGGCATTTGCACCATTGCGTGCCCGGCCATCCAATTGCCGGTTCTGACCTTTCCGGCGCGGCGGCTGCCCAGTACGGATTGTTTGAAGGCCGCCGTGTGGTGCTCACACCTTTTGCCGAGACTGCCCAAAATGCCCTGCAGCAGGTAGAAACCTTATGGCAGCAATGCGGGGCACGGGTGTATACCATGACCCCTGAGCAACACGACGGCATTTTTTCTGCGGTCAGCCACGTACCGCATCTGCTGGCCTTTGCCTATATGAACGCGGTTCTGGCCAAGACCGATGCCCAATCCTGCCTTGATTTTGCCGCTACTGGTTTTCGCGATTTCACCCGCATCGCCGGTTCACATCCGGATATGTGGCGCGATATTGCATTGGCTAACCGCAGCGCAATCCTCGGTGATCTGCGTTCGTGTGCCACACAATTACAGCAGGTGATTGCGCTGGTAGAGGCGGGCGATGAGGCCGGAATGGCCGAATATTTTTCGACCGCAAGCCAGGCGCGCGTCGCTTGGGGCCAGCGTAATAAATAA
- a CDS encoding DUF2802 domain-containing protein, with amino-acid sequence MNGILITWPQLLYAGLALLVFYVAELLLFLRKANSPHHVSRQTQHRVEAMTAEMSALRQELELLKVRLAANSMQQVWAIEHHGDADIASPPSSTETPYAHAIRMARTGADSAVVAQECGISRGEADLIVALYRAEGLR; translated from the coding sequence GTGAACGGAATCCTGATTACCTGGCCACAATTGCTTTATGCAGGACTCGCGCTGCTGGTGTTTTATGTGGCGGAGCTATTGCTGTTCCTGCGCAAAGCAAATTCTCCGCATCACGTTTCTCGCCAGACCCAGCACCGCGTTGAAGCAATGACGGCAGAGATGTCCGCATTGCGCCAGGAACTGGAGTTGCTGAAAGTGCGGTTGGCAGCAAACAGCATGCAACAAGTCTGGGCAATTGAGCATCATGGCGATGCCGATATCGCAAGTCCGCCATCTTCTACCGAAACCCCATATGCCCACGCCATCCGTATGGCGCGCACTGGTGCCGACTCTGCCGTGGTCGCGCAGGAGTGCGGTATCTCCCGCGGCGAAGCTGACTTGATCGTTGCTTTGTATCGCGCGGAAGGATTGCGCTGA
- the mgrA gene encoding L-glyceraldehyde 3-phosphate reductase has protein sequence MTYFASKTRYDRMPYRRCGKSGLKLPAVALGLWHNFGDNKPYETSRQMVLESFDAGITHFDLANNYGPPPGSAESTFGRVLTTDLKAYRDELIISTKAGWEMWPGPYGDFGSRKYLMASLDQSLQRMGLDYVDIFYSHRPDPDTPLEETMGALDAIVRQGKALYVGISSYSADQTREASRILKELGTPCLIHQPSFSMFDRWIENGLTKVLDEEGIGSIAFCPLAQGLLTSRYLNGVPKDSRAADTGNPFLTADKVDARLAQVKLLNDLAVARGQTLAQMSLAWALRQVTTVIIGASRVEQIHENLGAVDNLEFSADELARIESILAGK, from the coding sequence ATGACTTATTTTGCAAGCAAAACCCGTTATGACCGCATGCCTTATCGCCGTTGCGGCAAAAGCGGTCTGAAGTTGCCAGCAGTGGCACTCGGGTTGTGGCATAACTTTGGCGACAACAAGCCCTACGAAACCTCGCGCCAAATGGTGCTGGAGTCGTTTGATGCCGGCATCACACACTTTGACCTGGCCAACAACTACGGCCCACCTCCCGGTTCCGCAGAGTCGACCTTTGGCCGCGTGCTGACTACTGATCTGAAGGCGTATCGCGATGAGCTGATCATTTCGACCAAGGCGGGTTGGGAAATGTGGCCCGGCCCCTATGGTGACTTCGGTAGTCGTAAGTACCTGATGGCCAGTCTGGACCAAAGCCTGCAGCGCATGGGCCTGGACTATGTGGATATTTTCTACTCGCATCGTCCTGATCCAGATACACCGCTGGAAGAAACCATGGGCGCGCTGGATGCCATCGTGCGTCAAGGCAAGGCGCTGTACGTCGGTATCTCTTCGTACTCGGCTGACCAGACTCGTGAAGCATCGCGCATCCTCAAAGAACTGGGTACACCGTGCCTGATTCATCAGCCATCGTTCTCGATGTTTGATCGCTGGATCGAAAACGGTTTGACCAAGGTACTGGATGAAGAGGGCATTGGTTCCATCGCCTTCTGCCCGCTGGCACAAGGTCTGCTGACCAGCCGCTATCTGAACGGCGTACCCAAGGATTCGCGCGCTGCCGATACGGGTAACCCTTTCCTGACTGCAGACAAGGTTGATGCTCGCCTGGCGCAGGTCAAGCTGCTGAATGATCTGGCAGTGGCACGCGGTCAGACGCTGGCGCAAATGTCGCTGGCATGGGCACTGCGTCAGGTTACCACTGTGATCATTGGTGCCAGCCGTGTCGAGCAAATCCATGAAAATCTGGGTGCGGTCGACAATCTGGAATTCAGTGCTGATGAACTCGCACGTATCGAAAGCATCCTGGCAGGCAAGTAA
- a CDS encoding EscU/YscU/HrcU family type III secretion system export apparatus switch protein: MASKPDARQRAVALAYTEGSTPRVVASGKGLVAQAIIEKAREAGVFVHQSPELVSLLMQLDLDAHIPAPLYRAVAELLAFVYLVEQGSDIAPPQLSLPPAPADASDEQQPDALV; the protein is encoded by the coding sequence ATGGCGAGTAAGCCCGATGCCCGTCAGCGCGCCGTTGCTCTGGCTTATACCGAGGGTTCTACACCACGGGTAGTTGCCAGCGGCAAGGGACTGGTGGCGCAGGCCATTATTGAAAAAGCGCGTGAAGCCGGTGTGTTTGTCCACCAATCACCTGAATTGGTCTCGCTGCTGATGCAGCTGGATCTGGACGCACATATTCCGGCGCCGTTGTATCGGGCCGTCGCTGAATTGCTGGCCTTTGTCTATCTGGTTGAGCAGGGGAGTGATATCGCTCCGCCGCAGTTGTCGCTACCCCCAGCCCCTGCTGATGCCAGCGATGAGCAACAGCCGGATGCGCTCGTCTGA
- a CDS encoding sodium-dependent transporter codes for MTPIEIKNKTNMTQRDGFTSTFGVLVATLGSAVGLGNIWKFPYLTGTNGGAGFLLVYLLATLLLGLPVMIGETMLGRATRANAVSIFEKLRPAQPFWKIIGYTGMLAAMLILGFYTEVAGWVFAYIFKALSGSLLHGDASAAQAQFKATIANPLSALAWQWAVLLLTGGIIMLGVSKGIEAVAKRLMPVLFLLLVVLCIRSLTLSGAGAGLKFLFAPDFSKVSAGVILTAVGLAFFKLSIGMGTMLTYGSYFRDDQNIPVTAGRVMLADLSISLLAGIAIFPAVFTFHFAPTDGPALVFLTIPAVFASMPGGQIFMVLFFVLTALASIGAILSLLEVPVAALTERLHWSRRKATALTVLLIAILGAPAALSNGAAAHWTIFGLTFFDFYDFVSSNLLLPVGGLLLCVFVGWIIGRDWVQSQLSNRGLLANQAVVTGVFMLLRYVSPVLIVIVLLRGLKVF; via the coding sequence ATGACGCCAATCGAAATCAAGAACAAGACCAATATGACACAACGTGATGGCTTTACTTCTACCTTCGGCGTGCTGGTGGCCACTTTGGGCTCCGCAGTCGGGCTGGGCAATATCTGGAAATTCCCTTATCTGACCGGTACCAATGGTGGAGCCGGATTTTTGCTGGTTTATCTATTAGCCACGTTGTTGCTGGGTTTGCCGGTCATGATTGGCGAAACCATGCTCGGACGCGCAACCCGGGCCAACGCCGTGAGCATCTTTGAAAAACTGCGCCCTGCCCAGCCATTCTGGAAGATTATCGGCTATACGGGCATGCTGGCCGCCATGCTCATCCTGGGGTTTTACACCGAGGTCGCAGGCTGGGTGTTTGCGTATATCTTCAAAGCCCTTTCGGGCAGCTTGTTGCATGGCGATGCCAGCGCAGCCCAAGCGCAATTCAAAGCCACCATCGCCAATCCGCTTTCTGCCCTGGCCTGGCAATGGGCGGTGTTACTGCTGACCGGCGGCATCATCATGCTGGGCGTTTCCAAAGGGATTGAGGCCGTCGCCAAGCGCTTGATGCCAGTGCTGTTCTTGCTGCTGGTAGTGTTGTGCATTCGCAGCCTGACGTTATCTGGCGCCGGGGCGGGATTGAAATTTCTGTTTGCACCAGATTTTTCCAAGGTATCTGCCGGGGTTATTCTCACTGCGGTGGGACTGGCCTTTTTCAAACTGTCGATCGGCATGGGCACCATGCTCACCTATGGCAGCTATTTTCGCGATGACCAGAACATTCCAGTCACCGCTGGCCGCGTCATGCTGGCCGATTTAAGCATCTCTTTGCTGGCGGGTATTGCCATCTTTCCTGCCGTCTTCACCTTTCATTTCGCGCCCACGGACGGCCCGGCACTGGTCTTCCTGACCATCCCCGCAGTATTTGCCAGCATGCCTGGCGGGCAAATCTTCATGGTGCTGTTTTTCGTGCTGACCGCACTGGCGTCAATAGGCGCAATTCTGTCGCTACTGGAAGTGCCCGTTGCGGCGCTAACTGAGCGACTGCATTGGTCTCGCCGCAAAGCCACAGCCCTGACCGTGTTGTTGATCGCCATATTGGGGGCGCCAGCGGCACTCTCTAATGGCGCGGCAGCCCACTGGACGATATTCGGCCTGACCTTCTTTGATTTCTACGACTTTGTCAGTTCCAACCTGCTATTGCCGGTCGGTGGCTTGCTGTTGTGTGTCTTTGTGGGCTGGATCATTGGCCGGGACTGGGTGCAAAGCCAGTTGAGCAATCGCGGCCTGCTAGCCAATCAAGCGGTAGTAACGGGCGTGTTCATGCTGCTGCGCTACGTGTCGCCAGTGCTGATTGTGATTGTGTTGTTACGCGGCTTGAAGGTGTTCTGA
- the pgsA gene encoding CDP-diacylglycerol--glycerol-3-phosphate 3-phosphatidyltransferase — protein sequence MPFNLPIFLTWLRVAAIPVFVGLFYLPDSVISLPMKNMTGATIFAVAALTDWFDGFLARRWNQTSSFGAFLDPVADKLMVAAALILLVELTRAPSWLAVIIIGREITISALREWMAQLGKSKSVAVAYIGKLKTTAQMVAILLLLWQSNFIPGISTQWVGTLALYIAGLLTILSMFYYLRVATEQFRSA from the coding sequence ATGCCATTTAACCTGCCGATTTTTCTGACGTGGCTACGCGTAGCAGCAATTCCGGTTTTTGTTGGCTTGTTCTATTTGCCCGATTCGGTGATCTCGCTGCCGATGAAAAACATGACAGGTGCCACCATCTTTGCCGTGGCGGCATTGACGGACTGGTTTGATGGGTTTCTGGCCCGACGCTGGAATCAGACATCCTCGTTCGGCGCATTTCTGGACCCGGTTGCTGACAAGTTAATGGTCGCCGCCGCACTGATTTTGCTAGTAGAACTCACCCGCGCGCCGTCCTGGCTGGCCGTGATCATTATCGGTCGCGAAATCACCATTTCTGCCTTGCGTGAATGGATGGCCCAACTGGGCAAGTCCAAAAGTGTGGCTGTGGCTTATATCGGCAAGCTCAAAACTACGGCGCAAATGGTCGCGATTTTGCTGCTGTTATGGCAAAGCAATTTCATTCCCGGCATCTCTACCCAGTGGGTGGGTACATTGGCGCTGTATATCGCTGGCCTACTGACCATCTTGTCCATGTTCTATTACCTGCGCGTGGCAACAGAACAGTTTCGCAGCGCTTGA
- a CDS encoding HD-GYP domain-containing protein: MDLVSHLLNSLFVMASLVEARDPYTGGHLWRVSQLSYLMAQDMELPAESVSQITLGGFLHDLGKIGVPDAILHKAGPLTDEEYTVIRTHPEIGAKLLGNHPLAFLAMDAVSLHHETPDGKGYPHGLIAADIPLAAKIVGIADAFDAMTSTRPYRQGMPIAKALDIIAEKLGTQFDAELGERFIRMGKTGVFDEVVGHSEPGVRLQACPSCGPIIAIPRKTRSGAVIACPACRSRLKVFGNHEDWLLTPLNEKETAPPLQLDPDLVRAMAVTIRNGLGESVAVAT; this comes from the coding sequence ATGGATCTCGTCTCACACCTGCTCAACAGTCTTTTTGTGATGGCTTCGCTGGTTGAAGCGCGCGACCCATACACGGGCGGCCATCTCTGGCGCGTTTCACAGTTGTCGTATCTGATGGCGCAGGACATGGAATTACCCGCAGAATCTGTCTCCCAGATCACGCTGGGCGGGTTTTTGCATGATCTTGGCAAGATTGGCGTCCCGGATGCCATCTTGCACAAGGCTGGCCCGCTTACAGACGAAGAATACACGGTGATTCGTACTCATCCGGAGATAGGCGCCAAATTGCTGGGCAACCATCCGCTCGCCTTTCTGGCCATGGACGCCGTGTCGCTGCATCACGAAACGCCCGATGGCAAAGGTTATCCACACGGGTTGATCGCGGCGGATATTCCGCTTGCCGCAAAAATTGTCGGCATCGCCGATGCATTTGACGCCATGACCTCCACCCGCCCTTACCGGCAAGGCATGCCCATTGCCAAGGCGCTGGATATCATCGCGGAAAAGCTCGGCACGCAATTCGATGCCGAATTGGGAGAGCGATTTATCCGCATGGGTAAAACCGGGGTATTTGATGAGGTGGTCGGCCATTCCGAGCCTGGGGTGCGACTGCAGGCGTGTCCAAGTTGCGGGCCGATTATCGCCATCCCGAGGAAGACTCGCAGCGGCGCAGTGATTGCCTGCCCGGCCTGTCGTAGCCGCCTCAAGGTGTTTGGCAATCATGAAGACTGGCTACTGACTCCGCTGAACGAGAAAGAAACCGCACCGCCATTGCAGCTTGATCCAGACCTGGTCCGCGCCATGGCGGTGACGATCCGCAATGGCTTGGGCGAATCAGTTGCCGTTGCCACCTGA
- a CDS encoding flagellar hook-length control protein FliK has product MLPGNAILTLQALYLNNTTNPPDGQPDISALFTAGEQVSATVVGALGNGRFAVQVNNQLLDLNLPTGATAGEKLDLTVVANRPTLTFALANSESPDFHPGVQTEFSGGARYLSDLLSNNGKAATSGAQNAAAAAPLFEGTPNTADLATKLAQTLGQSGLFYESHQAQWVDGQRSLQSLQQEPQAKLQLTSTSASVADAKPDTTNPAVLPAKEASPQDAAMLKQVASVAVDVTSASISRLASGQDQQAVLAGLVQRQLDAIDRQAIMWHGLAWPGQPMQWSVQGDDHNQNQAYADPEDRQWRTTLNLQLPRLGQISINAVLSQGQFNLSFKAAPETVQQLQSAQSALGTQFEGAGLALTAVSFSAASAEATDGE; this is encoded by the coding sequence ATGTTGCCCGGCAATGCCATCCTCACGCTGCAGGCGCTTTATCTCAACAACACCACGAATCCGCCTGATGGCCAGCCCGACATCAGCGCCTTGTTCACGGCTGGCGAGCAGGTATCCGCCACTGTGGTCGGGGCTTTGGGCAATGGTCGCTTTGCCGTACAAGTAAACAACCAGTTGCTGGATTTGAACTTGCCGACAGGCGCGACCGCGGGTGAGAAGCTGGATTTGACCGTTGTCGCCAACCGACCTACGCTGACTTTTGCCTTGGCAAACTCCGAGTCGCCGGATTTTCATCCAGGCGTACAAACCGAGTTCTCCGGCGGCGCTCGCTATTTGTCCGATTTGCTTAGCAATAATGGCAAGGCGGCGACGAGTGGAGCGCAAAATGCCGCTGCGGCCGCTCCCTTGTTTGAAGGCACGCCCAACACCGCTGACTTGGCCACCAAACTGGCGCAAACGCTCGGTCAGTCGGGCTTGTTCTACGAGTCGCATCAAGCGCAATGGGTGGACGGCCAGCGCAGCTTGCAGTCCTTGCAGCAAGAGCCCCAAGCCAAACTGCAACTGACGTCCACTTCAGCCAGTGTTGCGGATGCCAAACCAGATACGACCAATCCCGCCGTTCTGCCCGCCAAAGAAGCCAGCCCGCAAGACGCAGCCATGCTCAAGCAAGTGGCTTCCGTCGCAGTGGATGTCACTTCAGCCAGTATCAGCCGTCTGGCCAGTGGGCAGGATCAGCAAGCGGTATTGGCGGGACTGGTGCAACGGCAACTGGATGCCATCGACAGGCAGGCCATCATGTGGCATGGCTTGGCATGGCCAGGTCAGCCCATGCAATGGTCGGTTCAGGGGGATGATCACAATCAGAACCAGGCTTATGCCGACCCCGAAGACCGGCAATGGCGAACCACCTTGAACCTGCAGTTGCCACGGCTGGGCCAGATATCCATTAATGCCGTGCTGTCGCAAGGTCAGTTCAATCTGTCATTCAAGGCCGCGCCGGAGACGGTGCAACAACTGCAATCGGCACAATCGGCGCTCGGGACGCAATTTGAAGGCGCCGGACTGGCATTGACCGCGGTCAGTTTCTCGGCCGCAAGTGCGGAGGCCACGGATGGCGAGTAA
- the aroF gene encoding 3-deoxy-7-phosphoheptulonate synthase produces the protein MIIVMQTGATEAQINGVVGEIHKAGLREHLSRGAELTIIGAIGDEDKLDAAHLEILPGVARVNRITKPYKIVSRDTHPDGSIIRVRGIPIGGEQIQVIGGPCSVETEEQMELAAQGVADAGCRMMRGGAFKPRTSPYAFQGLGVQGLEYFQHAARKHNFPIVTELMDVRMLDTFMEYDVDVIQIGARNMQNFDLLKEVGRVNKPIILKRGLSATISEWLMSAEYIAAGGNHNIIFCERGIRTFETAYRNVLDVTAIPVLKRETHLPVIVDPSHAGGKAWMVPALAQAAVAAGADGLLIEMHPNPCEAWCDADQALTPEELKKLMKTLGAIAQAVGRSL, from the coding sequence ATGATTATCGTAATGCAGACGGGCGCAACTGAAGCCCAAATCAATGGTGTGGTCGGTGAAATCCATAAAGCCGGTTTGCGTGAACATCTTTCGCGCGGCGCGGAATTGACCATCATTGGCGCCATTGGCGATGAAGACAAACTGGATGCGGCGCATCTGGAAATACTGCCCGGTGTAGCGCGGGTAAATCGCATTACCAAACCCTACAAAATCGTTTCGCGTGATACGCATCCGGACGGATCAATCATCCGCGTGCGCGGGATTCCCATCGGGGGCGAGCAGATTCAGGTCATTGGCGGGCCATGCTCGGTAGAAACCGAAGAACAAATGGAACTGGCTGCGCAAGGTGTAGCCGATGCCGGTTGCCGCATGATGCGCGGCGGCGCGTTCAAACCACGCACTAGCCCGTATGCTTTTCAGGGCTTGGGCGTACAAGGGCTGGAGTACTTTCAGCACGCTGCGCGCAAGCATAATTTCCCCATCGTTACCGAGCTGATGGATGTGCGCATGCTCGACACCTTTATGGAATACGACGTCGACGTCATCCAGATCGGTGCGCGCAATATGCAGAATTTTGATTTGCTGAAAGAAGTGGGGCGCGTCAACAAGCCGATTATTCTGAAACGCGGTTTGTCGGCCACCATTTCAGAATGGCTAATGTCGGCCGAATACATTGCGGCCGGTGGCAATCACAATATTATTTTTTGCGAGCGTGGCATTCGTACCTTTGAAACGGCCTATCGCAATGTGCTGGATGTGACGGCGATTCCGGTTCTGAAACGCGAAACGCATCTGCCAGTGATTGTTGACCCAAGCCATGCCGGTGGCAAAGCGTGGATGGTACCGGCACTGGCTCAAGCCGCTGTAGCGGCAGGCGCTGACGGCTTGCTGATCGAAATGCACCCCAATCCATGTGAAGCGTGGTGCGATGCCGATCAGGCGCTGACACCGGAAGAGTTGAAGAAATTGATGAAGACGCTGGGAGCGATTGCACAAGCGGTGGGCAGAAGTCTGTAA